Proteins co-encoded in one Yamadazyma tenuis chromosome 1, complete sequence genomic window:
- the SSN3 gene encoding cyclin-dependent protein kinase (EggNog:ENOG503NVFR; COG:K), with translation MNSSTLMASNSILTLGPYKHRKDLTRESVLSKYEIVGYIAAGTYGKVYKARSKLKDKRKPEDDNLVEQPVQQLFAIKKFKIDNNSLSKNSHLTIDGQEVLNYTGISQSAIREMSLCKEITNKNVIKLIDIILENKSIYMIFEYCEHDLLQIIHNHSHPELKPIPLKNVKSLIWQILNGVLFLHKNWIFHRDLKPANIMVTNYGTVKIGDLGLARKFNNPLQSLYTGDKVVVTIWYRAPELLMGARYYTPAIDLWAVGCILAELLSLRPIFKGEEAKFDINNKKSVPFQKNQFLKIIEILGVPNEKDWSNLSNYPEYYSFKQMAESYTGNTNSNLLNWYKLVGGNNKLCYKLLESLLLYDPSKRITAENALMHEFFMEAPKVDENAFDGLQFKYPKRRIFTEDNDIVSNNITKRVTNDDGMRKKIRQ, from the coding sequence ATGAACCTGTCAACCCTAATGGCGCTGAATTCGATTCTCACCCTCGGACCATATAAACACAGGAAGGACCTCACGCGAGAGTCAGTACTCTCGAAGTATGAGATAGTCGGTTATATTGCCGCAGGAACCTACGGTAAGGTCTACAAAGCTCGGTCCAAGCTTAAAGATAAACGCAAACCCGAAGACGATAACCTCGTCGAGCAGCCAGTACAACAACTTTTcgccatcaagaagtttaaAATCGACAACAACTCGCTCCTGAAGAACAGCCATTTGACCATTGATGGCCAGGAAGTCCTCAACTATACGGGGATACTGCAGAGTGCCATTAGAGAGATGTCCCTATGCAAGGAGATCACCAATAAGAACGTCATCAAATTGATCGATATCATCCTTGAAAACAAAAGCATCTATATGATTTTTGAGTACTGTGAACACGATTTGCTCCAGATCATTCATAACCATTCACATCCCGAACTCAAACCTATTCCACTAAAGAATGTCAAGTCGCTCATCTGGCAAATTTTGAACGGAGTGCTATTTCTTCACAAAAATTGGATTTTCCATCGAGATTTGAAACCAGCCAATATAATGGTCACCAACTATGGTACCGTCAAGATCGGGGATTTAGGACTCGCCAGAAAGTTCAATAACCCGCTTCAGAGCTTGTACACGGGTGATAAAGTGGTGGTGACGATCTGGTACCGAGCACCTGAACTTTTGATGGGGGCTCGCTATTATACACCTGCAATTGACTTGTGGGCAGTGGGATGTATTCTTGCAGAATTGCTTAGTCTTCGGCCCATCTTTAAGGGAGAGGAAGCTAAGTTTGACATCAACAATAAGAAGCTGGTGCCTTTCCAAAAAAACCAGTTTCTCAAGATCATAGAGATATTGGGAGTTCCCAACGAAAAGGACTGGAGCAATTTGAGTAATTACCCCGAATATTACAGTTTCAAGCAGATGGCAGAAAGCTACACCGGAAACACCAACTCTAACCTACTCAATTGGTACAAGCTTGTGGGAGGCAACAACAAACTCTGTTATAAGTTGCTTGAAAGCCTTTTGTTGTATGATCCAAGTAAGCGGATTACTGCTGAAAACGCATTGATGCACGAGTTCTTTATGGAAGCTCCAAAGGTAGACGAGAATGCCTTTGACGGACTACAGTTCAAGTACCCTAAACGGAGGATATTCACTGAAGACAATGATATTGTGTCGaacaatatcaccaagagaGTTACTAATGACGATGGCATGAGAAAGAAAATCCGCCAgtaa
- the CSK1 gene encoding mitogen-activated protein kinase (COG:G; EggNog:ENOG503P0VQ), which produces MNVIYNGPYSNVYREDKYAVKKVDRDFSLPPHNIDRELQLVKSLDHPNVIKFLKVENKLDDVMMYMEFYPQNLQEYLKANCRKKSRFVVGQVSFVTESRLSLDSIAHVLDQVIEAIWFVHKNGIIHRDIKPSNFLVTQEPELRVVLCDFSISVAVGENDQISDVCSTYYKPLEVIFGLEYGLEIDVWGLGIMISHLYSRSCTNTLFEEEDINDGYRAISDFKIIDRIFKRFGTPTKDDENSINYWPEIFEVENFQLIQLNSRPRQLDIFPRGTDEKMVTLFNRICDMNQKRRIAMSEVRDRWTQIREGSS; this is translated from the coding sequence ATGAATGTTATATACAATGGGCCATATTCTAATGTGTATCGCGAGGACAAATACGCTGTCAAGAAAGTAGATCGGGACTTTAGTCTACCACCACACAACATCGATAGGGAGCTCCAGCTTGTGAAATCACTAGACCATCCCAATGTGatcaagtttctcaagGTGGAAAACAAGCTTGACGATGTGATGATGTACATGGAGTtctatccacaaaaccttcaggagtacttgaaggCCAATTGCAGAAAAAAGAGCCGGTTTGTGGTCGGCCAAGTGCTGTTTGTGACCGAAAGCCGGCTTTCGCTTGACTCAATTGCACATGTGCTTGACCAGGTCATCGAGGCTATCTGGTTTGTGCACAAAAATGGCATAATTCACCGGGATATCAAGCCCAGCAATTTCTTGGTGACTCAAGAGCCCGAGTTAAGAGTGGTTCTTTGCGACTTCAGTATTCTGGTTGCCGTTGGCGAAAATGATCAGATTCTGGATGTGTGTTCAACCTACTACAAGCCATTGGAGGTGATATTTGGACTTGAGTACGGGCTTGAAATCGACGTCTGGGGATTGGGGATCATGATTCTGCATTTGTATTCTAGAAGTTGCACAAATACGTTatttgaagaggaagacATCAATGATGGTTACAGAGCCATCAGCGACTTTAAGATCATAGATCGCATATTCAAGCGATTCGGCACCCCCACCAAAGACGACGAAAATAGCATTAACTACTGGCCTGAAATTTTCGAGGTTGAGAATTTCCAATTGATACAGTTGAACTCCCGCCCCAGGCAGCTTGATATCTTCCCTCGGGGTACGGACGAGAAGATGGTGACGCTTTTCAACCGGATTTGTGACATGAACCAGAAGCGCAGGATTGCGATGAGCGAGGTGCGAGATCGGTGGACGCAGATAAGAGAAGGTAGCAGTTAA
- the gsk3_2 gene encoding glycogen synthase kinase 3 (COG:T; BUSCO:EOG09262KXK; EggNog:ENOG503NU1R), whose translation MLTLTSESSAVRQASTKSEYVTEQVHNCFNDTVSTIHYSDPMMVGHGSFGKVFKTQVSPTNEVIAIKTVLQDPKFKNRELQIMKLIHHPNIVDLKYFFYKSSERHEVYLNLMLEYVPETLYQYIKYYTLKKMPMPLLEIKLYFYQILRAINFINIQGVCHRDIKPQNLLVNPATCELKLCDFGSAKVLKPHEPNVSYACSRYYRAPELIFGNSFYSTKIDVWSIGCVVGEMILGRPLFIGESSIDQLVEIIKVLGTPTRDQIRSMNPTYSEHKFPKIKSISLAKLFKRIPPDLVSLMARVLTYDPSQRLTCIEAMLDPYFDELKVQGARVSTLRNNNAMFPPLFNFSAIELSASPQNNTRLVPEWAHNQLLISLPLQEFRPLNHIEFQIPPI comes from the coding sequence ATGCTCACATTAACCTCGGAGTCTTCAGCCGTTCGACAAGCCTCCACAAAGAGCGAGTATGTAACTGAACAGGTTCATAATTGTTTCAACGATACCGTGTCGACAATCCACTACTCTGACCCGATGATGGTTGGCCATGGGTCATTTGGTAAGGTGTTCAAGACCCAGGTATCGCCTACCAATGAGGTGATTGCCATAAAGACGGTGTTGCAAGATCCCAAATTCAAGAACAGAGAACTTCAGatcatgaagttgatccaCCACCCAAATATCGTTGACCTCAAGTACTTCTTCTACAAATCGTCAGAACGCCATGAAGTctacttgaacttgatgttggagtACGTGCCGGAGACGTTATATCAGTATATCAAATACTATACCCTCAAGAAAATGCCCATGCCACTTCTTGAAATAAAGCTCTACTTCTACCAAATTCTCAGGgccatcaacttcatcaacatccaAGGTGTGTGCCACAGAGACATCAAGCCCCAGAATTTGTTGGTGAATCCCGCCACGTGCGAGTTGAAGCTCTGCGATTTTGGTAGTGCCAAAGTGTTGAAGCCACATGAACCCAATGTCAGCTACGCGTGCTCACGATACTATCGAGCCCCGGAGTTGATTTTTGGCAACAGTTTCTACTCAACCAAAATCGATGTGTGGAGTATCGGATGTGTGGTGGGAGAGATGATATTGGGTCGCCCGTTGTTCATTGGTGAACTGAGCATCGACCAGCTCGTCGAGATCATCAAGGTACTTGGAACCCCGACACGTGACCAGATCCGCAGCATGAATCCCACCTACAGCGAGCACAAGTTccccaagatcaagtccaTCTCATTGGCGAAGTTGTTTAAGCGCATTCCTCCAGATTTAGTCCTGTTGATGGCACGAGTATTGACGTACGATCCATCACAAAGGCTTACATGTATTGAGGCCATGTTGGACCCGTACTTCGATGAGCTCAAGGTTCAGGGTGCTCGGGTGTCTACTCTTCGCAACAATAATGCAATGTTCCCTCCactcttcaacttcagcGCGATTGAATTGAGTGCCAGTCCACAAAACAATACTCGTTTGGTACCGGAGTGGGCGCATAACCAGCTCCTTATTAGCTTGCCGCTACAGGAATTCAGACCATTAAACCATATTGAGTTCCAAATTCCTCCAATATAG
- the gsk3_1 gene encoding glycogen synthase kinase 3 (COG:T; BUSCO:EOG09262KXK; EggNog:ENOG503NU1R): MASIFHNIRSGKPDDISLINYEELEQKFHIHKYYPKYFHNEQASTPDIKDLLFDKPIYSKANEHVKNWVNPGIRQTYETELDLDSGKLHIRKENVEQQNQNLGDLKQERKQLREDHRQERKQLHEEQKQERRNLREERRGSRVDQPDPKKDKRREKLENKWLMKERLRLIESKQKRDDPVMFKNPWGNQESLEMYINTQHNPETERKNSVTSRLISLMSNTSDDLKLTKTNSFDQTKSALTSNRKKSLFRKRYSEQLEVITEQVHNGYTDESVTIQYTQSQMVGHGSFGVVFQTQILPSNEIFAIKRVLQDKRFKNRELQIMKLIHHQNIVDLKYYFYKSNDKNELYLNLILDFIPETLYKASHYYVSKRLSMPLLEIKLYSYQMLRALNFIHVQGICHRDIKPQNLLINPVTCELKLCDFGSAKILNPSEPNVSYICSRYYRAPELIFGSINYTTQIDVWSAGCVIAELILGQPLFPGESGIDQLVEIIKILGTPSREQIKSMNPNYMEHKFPQIKPIPLNKIFKKMPSDCISFLSKLLQYNPTERLTCFASLLDPYFDELRSQQTKLPNFRKLFPSEQFNNNHQNATTNSTTTDADVREMPPLFNFNAIELSISPQDNSQLVPDWVHDQLQINCPLSEFVPLNHEVMRIRQL; the protein is encoded by the exons ATGGCGTCCATTTTCCACAACATCCGTAGCGGAAAACCCGATGATATAAGTCTCATCAATTACGAGGAGCTAGAGCAGAAATTCCACATTCACAAGTACTATCCCAAGTATTTCCACAATGAGCAAGCCTCTACTCCAGATATAAAAGATCTCCTTTTTGATAAACCGATCTACTCCAAGGCTAACGAGCATGTTAAGAACTGGGTCAACCCAGGCATCCGGCAGACCTATGAGACCGAGTTAGACTTGGATAGTGGCAAGTTACATATCCGCAAAGAGAATGTAGAACAGCAGAACCAAAATCTCGGAGACCTCAAGCAAGAACGCAAACAACTCCGCGAGGACCATAGACAAGAACGCAAGCAGTTGCACGAAGAGCAAAAGCAAGAACGCAGAAACTTACGAGAAGAGAGAAGAGGTCTGCGAGTAGATCAACCGGACCCCAAGAAGGATAAGCGGCGGGAGAAGCTTGAGAATAAATGGCTTATGAAGGAAAGACTTCGGCTTATCGAGTCGAAGCAAAAGCGAGACGACCCAGTAATGTTCAAGAATCCTTGGGGCAATCAGGAGTCTCTTGAAATGTATATCAATACTCAGCATAACCCAGAAACCGAGAGAAAGAATAGTGTCACTCTGCGGTTGATCAGCCTCATGTCTAATACTAGtgatgatttgaagttgaccaagacTAATAGTTTTGACCAAACCAAGAGTGCATTGACCAGCAATAGAAAGAAGAGTTTATTTCGAAAGAGATACAGTGAACAACTAG AAGTAATAACCGAACAGGTTCATAATGGATACACCGACGAACTGGTGACGATACAATATACACAGTCCCAAATGGTCGGCCATGGATCATTTGGAGTGGTGTTTCAAACGCAGATTCTTCCGTCCAATGAAATATTTGCTATAAAACGAGTGTTACAGGATAAGCGGTTCAAGAACAgagaacttcaaatcatgaagttgattcATCACCAGAACATCGTGGATTTGAAGTATTATTTCTACAAGTCCAATGATAAAAATGAGCTctacttgaacttgatcttAGACTTTATTCCCGAAACATTATACAAGGCCAGTCATTACTACGTGTCCAAGCGACTCTCAATGCCGTTACTTGAAATCAAACTTTACAGTTACCAGATGTTACGGGCTTTAAATTTTATCCATGTGCAGGGGATCTGCCACCGAGATAttaaaccacaaaacttgttgattaaCCCCGTCACATGTGAGTTGAAGCTCTGTGATTTTGGAAGTGCTAAGATCCTTAATCCCAGCGAGCCCAATGTCAGTTACATTTGTTCACGGTATTACAGGGCCCCAGAGTTGATCTTTGGTTCCATTAACTATACTACACAAATTGACGTGTGGTCAGCCGGATGTGTGATTGCCGAGTTGATCTTGGGCCAACCTTTGTTCCCCGGTGAATCGGGAATTGACCAACTAGTGGAAATAATCAAGATCCTTGGTACACCTTCCAGGGAACAAATTAAAAGTATGAACCCCAACTACATGGAACACAAGTTTCCTCAAATTAAACCCATTCCTTTGAAcaaaattttcaaaaaaatGCCTAGCGACTGCATTCTGTTTTTATCAAAGCTTCTTCAGTATAATCCCACCGAAAGGCTCACGTGTTTTGCCAGTTTGCTAGACCCATACTTTGACGAATTACGGCTGCAACAAACCAAACTCCCCAACTTCCGAAAGCTCTTCCCTAGCGAGCAGTTCAACAATAACCACCAGAAcgccaccaccaactctaccaccactgatGCCGACGTGAGGGAAATGCCTcccttgttcaacttcaatgccATCGAGTTGAGTATTAGTCCTCAGGATAATTCCCAGTTGGTGCCGGACTGGGTGCACGACCAGTTGCAAATCAACTGTCCATTATCTGAGTTTGTGCCATTAAACCATGAAGTGATGCGCATCCGTCAATTATAG